One stretch of Tribolium castaneum strain GA2 chromosome 5, icTriCast1.1, whole genome shotgun sequence DNA includes these proteins:
- the LOC659093 gene encoding endocuticle structural glycoprotein SgAbd-5 has protein sequence MKVISVIVVLAAAASAAPQQGRDAQILKFENENIGVDGYKFSYETSDPITRQETGELTNAGSENEAIIVKGEYSYVGPDGKTHSVSFVADENGYRPSAKTARK, from the exons ATGAAAGTTATCAGTGTGATTGTCGTCCTGGCCGCCGCCGCCAGCGCCGCCCCCCAGCAGGGACGCGACGCCCAGATCCTCAAATTCGAGAACGAAAACATTGGCGTCGACGGATACAAATTCAG TTACGAGACTAGTGATCCCATCACACGGCAGGAAACCGGCGAATTGACCAACGCTGGGAGCGAGAACGAGGCGATCATCGTCAAGGGAGAGTACAGCTATGTGGGCCCAGATGGGAAGACCCATTCCGTCAGCTTCGTGGCCGACGAAAATGGGTACAGACCCAGTGCCAAGACTGCCCGGAAATAA
- the LOC659012 gene encoding flexible cuticle protein 12 yields MKVIAIFAAILAVALAAPQGRDADAQIVRADVDNIGVGGYRYSYETSNGLSSDEQGEVKNEGREDETLVVRGQFSYVGPDGVTYTVTYIADENGFQPQGAHIPQN; encoded by the exons ATGAAAGTG ATCGCCATCTTTGCCGCCATCTTGGCCGTCGCTCTCGCCGCTCCGCAAGGACGCGACGCCGACGCGCAAATTGTGCGCGCGGATGTCGACAACATCGGCGTCGGCGGATACAGATacag TTACGAGACGAGCAACGGGCTGTCTTCGGACGAGCAAGGCGAGGTGAAGAACGAGGGCCGCGAGGACGAGACTTTGGTCGTAAGGGGGCAGTTTAGCTACGTGGGTCCTGACGGCGTCACTTACACTGTCACCTACATCGCCGACGAGAACGGCTTCCAGCCCCAGGGGGCGCACATTCCGCAAAACTGA